A genomic stretch from Candidatus Cloacimonas sp. includes:
- a CDS encoding TrkA family potassium uptake protein gives MARYAVIGLGRFGMTVAKILAENNMEVIAIDKDQDLVNEVSSIVTTAVCMDSTDETALRSQNLNETDAVIIGIGSNIEECILTAAILKKLGVGIIYAKTESELHGRILKLIGVQHTLLPEEIVGNQLARTLISRNVLDYINLSSDHIVVELIAPKEFVGKPLQELALPTKRGVNVVAIQYNYLSVTDDGRNVIEKRLNDMPGANDIINEGDVLILLGPKGNIDKLINETSVNKD, from the coding sequence ATGGCAAGATACGCAGTAATAGGTTTGGGTCGTTTTGGAATGACCGTAGCTAAAATTTTAGCGGAAAATAATATGGAAGTAATTGCCATTGATAAAGATCAGGATTTGGTAAACGAAGTAAGTTCTATTGTAACTACTGCCGTATGTATGGATAGTACTGATGAAACAGCATTAAGATCACAAAATTTGAATGAGACGGATGCAGTTATCATCGGCATTGGCAGTAATATCGAAGAATGTATTCTTACAGCCGCAATCCTGAAAAAACTGGGAGTGGGAATTATCTATGCCAAAACTGAATCGGAACTCCATGGTAGAATTCTGAAACTAATTGGCGTGCAACATACCCTTCTACCGGAAGAAATAGTGGGTAACCAACTTGCCCGAACTCTCATATCCAGAAATGTTTTGGATTATATAAACCTTTCCAGCGATCATATAGTGGTGGAATTGATAGCTCCTAAAGAATTTGTTGGAAAACCGCTTCAAGAACTTGCTCTTCCTACAAAAAGAGGTGTGAATGTTGTGGCTATTCAATATAATTATCTTTCCGTTACCGACGATGGTAGAAATGTGATTGAAAAACGGCTGAATGATATGCCCGGAGCAAATGATATCATTAATGAGGGTGATGTTTTGATTCTGCTGGGTCCCAAAGGAAATATAGACAAATTGATCAATGAAACATCTGTAAATAAGGATTAA
- a CDS encoding RluA family pseudouridine synthase, with amino-acid sequence MKDKIRVIYSGQETLRLDKYLVDLKIQELYSRSFIEHLIEEDKILVNLTPVKKSYILKNGDEVTINLPEPEPRDLKPQNIPLNVVYEDEHLAIINKEAGMIVHPGFGNPEGTLVNAILHRFADNLSSGKESNRPGIVHRLDRGTSGLIIIAKNDLTQSRLSDMFAHHKIKKTYLAITTGVPDPLEGDIKTFLARNNKDPRLICVAKEGRYAFTHYEALKIWHYFALVKINPTTGRMHQIRVHFAYIHNPLLGDLLYNNRHYVQSMVPQNMKKKVTELLVNHLHRQALHSWQLEFEHPVSKIPINVTAPLPEDLKYTLTWLNNYFSIDTDTQNLNLLLKEEINIGKNGRT; translated from the coding sequence ATGAAAGATAAAATCAGGGTTATCTATAGCGGACAAGAAACTCTGCGACTGGATAAGTATCTGGTGGATTTAAAGATACAAGAACTCTACTCCCGTAGCTTCATTGAACATCTGATTGAGGAAGATAAAATATTGGTTAATCTTACTCCCGTCAAAAAAAGCTATATTCTTAAAAATGGCGATGAAGTGACGATTAATTTGCCCGAGCCGGAACCGCGTGATTTGAAGCCCCAAAACATACCTCTTAATGTTGTGTATGAAGATGAACATCTGGCAATTATTAATAAAGAAGCTGGAATGATCGTTCATCCCGGTTTTGGAAATCCGGAAGGAACTTTGGTGAATGCCATTTTGCATCGCTTTGCGGATAATCTTTCTTCAGGTAAAGAAAGTAACAGACCGGGAATTGTGCATCGTTTGGATAGAGGGACTTCCGGATTGATTATCATAGCCAAAAATGATTTGACGCAATCTCGGCTTTCGGATATGTTTGCCCATCATAAAATTAAGAAGACATATCTGGCAATAACTACAGGTGTTCCTGATCCTCTCGAAGGTGATATAAAGACCTTTCTTGCCAGAAATAATAAAGACCCGCGTCTTATTTGCGTTGCCAAAGAAGGCAGATATGCTTTTACACATTATGAAGCACTTAAAATTTGGCACTATTTTGCCTTAGTGAAAATAAATCCAACCACGGGTAGAATGCATCAAATAAGAGTTCATTTTGCTTATATTCATAATCCCCTTTTAGGTGATTTATTATATAATAACAGACACTATGTTCAATCAATGGTGCCTCAAAATATGAAAAAGAAAGTTACCGAACTGCTTGTTAATCATTTACATAGGCAGGCATTACATTCTTGGCAACTGGAATTTGAACATCCTGTGTCTAAAATTCCGATAAATGTTACGGCTCCCTTGCCAGAAGACCTTAAATATACATTAACTTGGTTGAATAATTATTTTAGTATTGACACTGATACCCAGAATCTTAATCTGCTCCTAAAGGAAGAAATCAACATTGGAAAAAATGGAAGAACTTGA